The following coding sequences lie in one Nitrospiraceae bacterium genomic window:
- the lpdA gene encoding dihydrolipoyl dehydrogenase, translating into MKQIVLGSGPGGYVAAIKAAQRGAQVTVIEKDEVGGTCLNCGCIPAKALIASSEAFAKAKRLDEFGIEVKGEILANAQKINQRKNNIISVQAKGIRTLFKSWGITFKEGQASFISPQEIQIKSKDGSIENIKTEKTIIATGSRPAEIPLLKFDGQKIFSSTDALNLTSIPKSVLIIGAGVMGCEFACIYKELGSEVTMVEMMSRAVVLEDIEISEQLERELKKKKITLLTNAKVEQIEKIDNGVRAILSDGKEIITEKIIVSIGRTFNSDFMGLENAGIQIGEKGEILVNEKMETNAAGIYAIGDVTGKMLLAHIASKQGIVASLNASGEKALMDYDAVPAAIFTSPEIGSVGLREHQALEKGIDIIKGYFQFRNLGKAHAIGEISGFIKVIGDKKDDRILGMHIIGPHASDLIHEGAIAIKTRLKIKDIANTIHAHPTLSEGLMEASEDAHNEAIHVLKKSLKNL; encoded by the coding sequence ATGAAACAGATCGTCCTTGGTTCAGGACCAGGAGGCTATGTAGCAGCAATCAAAGCTGCACAGAGAGGAGCGCAGGTCACTGTAATAGAGAAGGACGAGGTTGGAGGCACATGCCTTAATTGTGGCTGTATTCCGGCAAAGGCGCTTATAGCGTCTTCAGAAGCATTTGCAAAAGCAAAAAGACTGGATGAGTTCGGAATAGAAGTAAAAGGTGAAATTCTCGCAAACGCTCAGAAAATTAATCAGAGAAAAAACAATATAATATCTGTTCAGGCCAAAGGCATCAGAACATTGTTTAAAAGCTGGGGAATCACATTTAAAGAAGGACAAGCCTCATTTATCTCTCCTCAAGAAATTCAGATAAAAAGCAAAGATGGTTCTATTGAAAATATAAAAACAGAAAAAACTATTATTGCTACAGGCTCAAGACCTGCCGAAATACCTTTGTTGAAATTCGACGGCCAGAAGATTTTCTCAAGCACAGATGCATTAAATCTCACATCAATTCCCAAAAGTGTTCTTATAATTGGTGCAGGGGTCATGGGCTGTGAATTTGCCTGTATCTACAAAGAACTAGGCAGCGAAGTAACAATGGTGGAGATGATGTCAAGGGCTGTAGTTCTTGAGGATATTGAAATATCTGAACAGCTTGAAAGAGAACTGAAAAAGAAAAAGATCACGCTTCTTACAAATGCCAAGGTTGAACAGATTGAAAAAATAGACAACGGCGTACGTGCAATTTTATCTGACGGGAAAGAAATCATAACTGAAAAAATAATAGTATCTATAGGAAGGACTTTTAACAGCGACTTTATGGGACTGGAAAACGCAGGAATTCAGATCGGAGAAAAAGGCGAGATATTAGTAAATGAAAAAATGGAAACAAATGCCGCCGGAATATATGCCATAGGAGATGTTACCGGGAAAATGCTTCTGGCGCATATTGCATCAAAACAGGGAATTGTTGCTTCGCTGAATGCATCAGGAGAAAAAGCATTGATGGACTACGATGCTGTTCCTGCAGCAATATTCACATCTCCTGAAATTGGATCCGTCGGCCTAAGAGAGCATCAGGCATTGGAAAAAGGCATAGACATAATAAAAGGTTATTTCCAATTCAGGAATCTTGGCAAGGCACATGCAATTGGAGAAATATCAGGATTTATAAAAGTGATTGGAGATAAAAAAGATGACAGGATTCTTGGCATGCATATTATCGGACCTCATGCTTCCGATCTTATCCATGAAGGAGCGATTGCAATAAAAACACGGCTTAAGATCAAAGATATTGCAAATACAATACACGCTCACCCGACCTTATCAGAAGGCTTAATGGAGGCCTCAGAAGATGCTCATAATGAGGCAATCCATGTTCTCAAAAAGTCACTAAAAAATTTATAA
- the gcvH gene encoding glycine cleavage system protein GcvH, with the protein MTPEDLKYHKEHTWVKVSGKKATIGITDYAQDALGDIVYIDLPETDTTIDINTELAEIESTKATSSVISPVSGNIVAVNDDLSESPEIMNEEPYGKGWIAVIEMEDESELEDLLDASEYEKHIEEESK; encoded by the coding sequence ATGACTCCAGAGGATCTCAAATATCACAAAGAACACACGTGGGTTAAAGTATCGGGGAAAAAAGCAACAATAGGAATTACTGATTATGCTCAGGACGCTCTTGGAGATATTGTTTATATCGACCTTCCGGAAACAGACACGACAATTGACATTAATACTGAGTTAGCAGAGATCGAATCAACAAAAGCAACTTCTTCTGTTATAAGTCCTGTAAGCGGGAATATCGTTGCAGTAAATGACGATCTTTCAGAGTCACCTGAAATAATGAATGAAGAGCCATATGGAAAAGGCTGGATAGCGGTAATCGAGATGGAAGACGAATCAGAGCTGGAAGACCTGCTTGATGCCTCAGAATATGAAAAGCATATTGAAGAAGAATCAAAGTAA
- a CDS encoding pyridoxal phosphate-dependent aminotransferase family protein, with protein sequence MDSGLVQDSSMAVKKSSDIFEKCLKFTKAKELISFGIYPYFRVIESAQDPVVIINGKKMIMIGSNNYLGLTSHPKIKESAIQAVKKYGSGCAGSRFLNGTLDIHVDLENKLAKFMRKDAALVFSTGYQVNLGVVSALIGKNDLVIIDKMDHASIIDGCKLSYGEVKKFRHNDMTDLDRVLKENEDRTKLIVVDGVFSMEGDIAKLPDIVELAKKYNARLMVDDAHGIGVLGKTGRGTAEHFGLEKDVDLIMGTYSKSLASIGGFIAGDENIIHYIKHFARSLMFSASPPPASIAAVSAAVDIIENEPERREQLWKNTNKMLKGFRDLGFEIGPSETPIIPVIVGEDENAFKMAMMLQEEGIFANVAVNPAVPAGKALIRTSYMATHTDEHLDLVLDIFAKVGKSLGLIK encoded by the coding sequence ATGGACAGCGGATTGGTACAGGATTCATCAATGGCTGTAAAAAAATCATCAGACATCTTTGAAAAGTGTCTTAAATTCACAAAGGCAAAAGAACTAATATCTTTCGGCATCTATCCTTATTTCAGAGTTATTGAGAGCGCACAGGATCCAGTCGTGATCATTAACGGCAAAAAAATGATCATGATAGGATCGAATAATTATCTCGGACTTACAAGCCATCCAAAGATAAAAGAATCCGCAATACAAGCTGTTAAAAAATATGGTTCCGGCTGCGCAGGTTCACGCTTCCTAAATGGAACCCTTGATATACACGTAGACCTTGAGAATAAACTTGCGAAATTCATGAGAAAAGATGCAGCGCTTGTTTTCTCAACAGGATATCAGGTTAATCTCGGAGTTGTGTCTGCGCTTATTGGTAAAAATGACCTCGTGATAATCGATAAAATGGATCATGCAAGCATAATCGACGGCTGTAAGCTTTCTTACGGCGAGGTTAAAAAATTCAGACATAATGACATGACTGATCTGGATCGTGTCTTAAAAGAAAATGAAGATCGAACAAAACTCATAGTGGTTGACGGCGTGTTCAGCATGGAAGGTGACATTGCAAAACTTCCTGATATCGTAGAACTTGCAAAAAAATATAATGCAAGGCTGATGGTTGATGATGCACACGGCATCGGAGTCCTTGGAAAAACCGGACGCGGTACTGCAGAACACTTTGGACTCGAAAAAGATGTTGACCTTATAATGGGCACATACAGTAAATCTCTTGCATCAATCGGTGGATTTATAGCAGGGGATGAAAATATAATACATTATATAAAACATTTTGCTCGCTCTTTAATGTTCAGCGCAAGCCCTCCTCCTGCATCAATAGCTGCTGTAAGCGCTGCTGTTGACATTATCGAGAATGAACCTGAGCGCAGAGAACAACTATGGAAGAATACAAACAAAATGCTTAAAGGTTTCAGGGATCTCGGCTTTGAAATAGGTCCAAGCGAAACTCCTATAATACCTGTGATTGTAGGAGAAGATGAGAATGCCTTTAAAATGGCAATGATGCTTCAGGAAGAAGGGATTTTTGCAAACGTTGCAGTGAACCCTGCGGTCCCTGCAGGCAAGGCACTGATAAGAACAAGCTATATGGCTACTCATACTGATGAACACCTCGACTTAGTGCTTGATATTTTTGCAAAAGTTGGGAAATCGCTGGGGTTAATAAAGTAG
- a CDS encoding NAD(P)-dependent oxidoreductase, which produces MKTLVTGATGFIGSFLVEELLKQGHQVTCLVRKTSNLRWIEDLDVKLIYGDCSDKQSLLDSIADADFDYVFHLAGITKTFDAKNFFHINAKGTENLIETVAEKNPSIKKFVYLSSLAAAGPSHDGKPLNESFEPRPVSSYGKSKLEGEKRVLKYKDQMPVIIIRPPAVYGPRDRDMYTLFKLVKKGISFCWGSCYYSLIYVEDLAKGIALSAENDSKSGEVYYLSDNRVYSNEDIVNEISSAVETKPVKFKIPRFIMPLIANIGQKISKDSIINIDKIKELQYSYWTCNSSKAQNELGFSPKVRIKEGVKWTADWYRIHQWL; this is translated from the coding sequence ATGAAAACCCTTGTTACAGGCGCGACTGGATTTATAGGCAGCTTCCTTGTTGAGGAATTATTAAAACAAGGGCATCAAGTAACCTGTCTTGTAAGAAAAACATCTAATCTCCGCTGGATTGAAGATCTTGATGTAAAACTTATTTACGGCGACTGTTCAGACAAGCAATCTCTTCTCGATTCAATAGCAGACGCAGACTTCGACTATGTGTTCCACCTTGCAGGCATTACAAAAACCTTTGATGCAAAAAATTTTTTTCACATAAACGCAAAGGGCACTGAAAATCTGATAGAGACAGTGGCAGAAAAAAATCCCAGTATCAAAAAATTTGTTTATCTTAGCAGTCTTGCTGCAGCAGGCCCCAGTCATGACGGAAAACCTCTCAATGAATCATTTGAACCAAGACCCGTCTCTTCTTACGGCAAGAGTAAGCTTGAGGGTGAAAAAAGAGTCCTAAAATATAAAGATCAAATGCCTGTTATTATTATCAGACCTCCCGCAGTATACGGTCCGAGAGACCGGGACATGTATACGCTTTTCAAGCTTGTAAAAAAGGGAATATCTTTCTGCTGGGGGAGCTGTTATTATTCTTTAATTTATGTCGAAGACCTTGCCAAAGGGATAGCGCTGTCTGCTGAAAATGATTCCAAGTCAGGCGAGGTTTATTATCTCTCAGACAATAGAGTCTATTCAAACGAAGATATAGTAAATGAAATATCTTCAGCTGTAGAAACAAAACCTGTAAAATTCAAGATACCGAGATTTATTATGCCCCTTATAGCAAATATTGGACAAAAAATAAGCAAAGATAGTATTATTAACATTGATAAAATAAAAGAGTTACAATACTCTTACTGGACATGCAATTCGTCAAAGGCACAAAACGAATTAGGCTTTAGTCCAAAAGTCAGAATAAAGGAAGGTGTTAAATGGACAGCGGATTGGTACAGGATTCATCAATGGCTGTAA
- the htpX gene encoding zinc metalloprotease HtpX, with protein MNSIKTLFLLVFLSLLLVWAGAALGGKQGMTIALIFAVLMNLFTYWFSDKIVLKMYGAQQVTESEAPELYGIVRRLAQKAEMPMPKVYIMEQEQPNAFATGRNPNHAAVAVTTGIMRILSSEELTGVIAHELAHIKHRDILISTIAATIAAAISYLAQMAQWAALFGGHRGNDEEGGSSPVAAIAMMIVGPIAALLIQMAISRSREYAADEGGARLAGNPRSLASALRRLHFASQQIPMDANPATSHMFIVNPLTGGGLLKLFSTHPPMEKRIALLESMNL; from the coding sequence ATGAATAGTATAAAAACATTATTCTTGCTTGTTTTCTTAAGCCTGTTACTTGTATGGGCCGGAGCAGCGCTGGGCGGAAAACAGGGAATGACAATAGCTCTTATTTTTGCAGTATTAATGAATTTATTTACATACTGGTTCAGTGATAAAATTGTTCTTAAAATGTACGGTGCACAACAAGTAACAGAATCAGAAGCACCGGAACTTTACGGAATAGTCAGAAGACTCGCACAAAAAGCAGAAATGCCAATGCCAAAGGTTTATATTATGGAACAAGAGCAGCCTAATGCATTCGCAACTGGAAGAAATCCTAATCATGCTGCTGTAGCCGTAACAACCGGTATAATGCGAATTCTGAGCAGCGAAGAACTTACCGGCGTTATAGCTCATGAGCTTGCACACATAAAGCATAGAGATATTCTTATAAGCACCATTGCTGCAACTATTGCCGCTGCAATAAGTTATCTTGCACAGATGGCACAGTGGGCTGCATTATTTGGCGGACATAGAGGCAACGACGAAGAAGGCGGCAGCAGTCCTGTCGCAGCAATCGCAATGATGATTGTGGGGCCTATTGCTGCCCTGCTTATTCAAATGGCAATATCCCGCTCGAGAGAATATGCAGCTGACGAAGGCGGCGCACGCCTTGCAGGAAACCCCAGGTCGTTGGCAAGTGCGCTCAGAAGACTTCATTTCGCATCCCAGCAGATACCAATGGATGCAAATCCGGCAACTTCTCATATGTTTATAGTCAATCCACTAACAGGCGGAGGTCTTCTAAAACTTTTCAGCACGCATCCTCCTATGGAAAAAAGAATTGCACTTCTAGAATCAATGAACCTTTAA